The Flavobacteriales bacterium genome contains a region encoding:
- a CDS encoding DoxX family protein has protein sequence MWLIQGLVSTFLAILFIQSGLDKVFDWKGNLDWLTGHFSKSFLAGMVPLLLGTLTLFEVSAGVISAIGAVEALVFKTYCFAFLGTLVSAVSLIMLFFGQRIAKDYAGAGGLVPYFILVIIDLYFLA, from the coding sequence ATGTGGCTCATTCAAGGTCTCGTGTCAACTTTTCTCGCCATCCTTTTCATCCAATCGGGGTTGGATAAGGTTTTCGATTGGAAAGGAAATTTGGATTGGCTTACGGGGCATTTCTCCAAGTCGTTTCTTGCTGGAATGGTGCCGCTGCTGTTGGGCACGCTGACGCTGTTCGAAGTTTCGGCAGGGGTCATTTCAGCCATCGGAGCGGTGGAGGCTCTGGTGTTCAAGACCTACTGCTTCGCTTTCTTGGGAACCTTGGTCAGCGCAGTCTCGCTGATCATGCTCTTTTTCGGACAGCGCATTGCCAAGGATTATGCGGGCGCGGGCGGGTTGGTGCCTTATTTCATTTTGGTCATCATCGACCTTTACTTTCTGGCATAG
- a CDS encoding NADPH-dependent FMN reductase gives MITIIGSTNRPDSNTSKVAELYAKALTELGINNQILDLRNVEAQWIQDSHYGKNSSEFEEVVSKYIRNASKLIFVVPEYNGGFPGYLKFFMDACDHGEFKGKKVALMGLASGRSGNIRGLDHLTGVLHYLGSEVYSKKVYLSQVNHSLTADGQLVNEVLDREIALQLNGFVSF, from the coding sequence ATGATCACCATTATCGGTTCCACAAATCGTCCCGACAGCAACACTTCGAAGGTTGCTGAGCTTTACGCCAAAGCACTGACTGAACTCGGTATAAATAACCAGATACTGGACCTTCGGAACGTGGAGGCACAATGGATTCAGGACAGCCACTATGGTAAGAACTCGTCTGAGTTTGAAGAGGTGGTGTCGAAGTACATCCGCAATGCCTCGAAGCTCATTTTCGTGGTGCCAGAATACAATGGTGGATTTCCAGGCTATCTGAAGTTCTTCATGGATGCATGCGACCATGGCGAGTTCAAAGGCAAAAAGGTGGCGTTGATGGGATTGGCAAGCGGCCGCTCGGGCAATATCCGTGGATTGGATCACCTCACAGGCGTGCTGCATTATCTTGGCTCGGAGGTGTATAGCAAGAAGGTCTATCTCTCACAGGTCAACCATTCGCTTACAGCAGACGGCCAATTGGTAAATGAGGTTTTGGACAGGGAAATTGCCCTGCAACTCAACGGATTCGTATCTTTCTGA
- the rocD gene encoding ornithine--oxo-acid transaminase, which translates to MTEELLEISAKAQGIIELEDRYGAHNYHPLPAVLERGEGVFVWDTDGKRYYDFLSAYSAVNQGHCHPVIIDALTGQAKKLTLTSRAFYNNVLGEYEQFASAYFGFDKLLPMNTGAEGVETAIKLCRKWAYEKKGVEANKAKIIVCEGNFHGRTTTIVSFSNDPDARTNFGPYTPGFEMVPYNDVAALEKALQDPNVAGFLVEPIQGEAGVNVPSDGYLSQARELCTKYNTLFIADEIQTGIARTGKLLAVDHENVRPDILILGKALSGGVLPVSAVLADDEIMLCIKPGEHGSTFGGNPLACKVAMAALQVVTDEKLAENAARLGQIFRSEMEAYIKTNDLVSLVRGKGLLNAVIINDSPDSKTAWNICLKLASNGLLAKPTHGNIIRFAPPLVMTEEQLHACIDIIKTTLDSFK; encoded by the coding sequence ATGACAGAAGAACTGCTGGAAATATCGGCCAAGGCACAGGGAATAATTGAGTTGGAAGACCGCTATGGTGCACACAATTATCATCCGCTACCCGCTGTTCTGGAAAGGGGAGAGGGCGTTTTCGTGTGGGACACGGACGGCAAGCGGTATTACGATTTCCTCTCGGCCTATTCAGCGGTCAATCAAGGCCATTGTCATCCTGTAATTATTGATGCGCTTACCGGGCAGGCCAAGAAGCTGACGCTCACCAGCCGCGCGTTCTACAATAATGTATTGGGTGAGTACGAGCAATTTGCTTCAGCGTATTTCGGGTTCGATAAACTGTTGCCCATGAACACGGGCGCGGAAGGCGTGGAAACCGCCATCAAGCTTTGTAGAAAATGGGCTTACGAGAAAAAGGGAGTGGAGGCGAACAAGGCCAAGATCATTGTCTGCGAAGGGAACTTCCACGGACGGACAACAACGATCGTTTCCTTCTCGAACGATCCGGATGCGCGTACCAATTTCGGTCCGTACACGCCTGGTTTTGAGATGGTGCCATACAACGATGTGGCGGCATTGGAAAAGGCTTTGCAGGATCCCAACGTGGCAGGATTCCTTGTGGAACCGATCCAAGGTGAAGCGGGTGTGAATGTTCCGTCTGATGGTTACCTGAGCCAAGCCCGTGAGCTTTGCACCAAGTATAATACGCTGTTTATTGCGGATGAGATCCAGACAGGTATTGCCCGAACGGGAAAACTCTTGGCGGTGGACCATGAGAATGTACGCCCCGATATTCTGATCCTTGGAAAGGCTCTTTCTGGTGGCGTATTGCCCGTATCGGCTGTGCTGGCAGATGACGAGATCATGCTTTGCATCAAGCCTGGAGAACATGGCTCGACTTTTGGTGGAAACCCGCTCGCATGTAAAGTGGCCATGGCAGCACTTCAGGTGGTAACAGACGAGAAATTGGCGGAGAACGCAGCGCGTCTCGGTCAGATCTTCCGATCGGAAATGGAAGCGTACATCAAAACCAACGACCTCGTTTCTCTTGTAAGAGGAAAAGGCCTGTTGAACGCGGTGATCATCAACGATTCTCCCGACAGCAAGACCGCTTGGAACATCTGCCTCAAACTGGCCTCAAACGGTCTGCTGGCCAAACCGACCCACGGGAACATCATTCGTTTTGCACCACCGTTGGTCATGACCGAAGAACAACTGCATGCGTGCATCGACATCATCAAAACAACATTGGATTCATTCAAGTGA
- a CDS encoding branched-chain amino acid aminotransferase produces MESDIMDIRIEKVAQSRIQEVDFDNIPFGKEFADHMFVADYKDGKWSDFRIEPYGKIPFTPAMLGLHYGQTIFEGMKAYRIKTSEVMMFRPTDNFKRLNVSAERMCMPTIPVDLMMDALKELLKVDKEWVPKKTDAALYIRPFMFATDEFLGVKPSDKYRCIIFTGPVGPYYKTPLKVMVETQFTRAAKGGTGSAKAGGNYGGALYPTKLAQQKGYHQLLWTDSFEHKYIEESGTMNVMFQIGDALVTPPTGDTILKGITRDSVLTLAADLGIPVEERRISIDEIVVAYEHGQLLDAFGVGTAATIAPIELIGYNGKDMMLPPIAERKMSALIAEHLNAIRYGEAEDKFGWMVSMN; encoded by the coding sequence ATGGAAAGTGACATTATGGACATCAGGATCGAGAAAGTAGCCCAAAGCCGAATACAGGAAGTGGACTTCGACAACATTCCGTTCGGGAAGGAGTTTGCCGACCACATGTTCGTGGCAGATTATAAGGATGGCAAATGGAGCGATTTCAGGATCGAGCCTTACGGAAAGATCCCATTCACTCCGGCCATGTTGGGGTTGCATTACGGGCAGACCATCTTTGAAGGCATGAAGGCATACCGCATCAAAACAAGTGAGGTAATGATGTTCCGCCCGACAGACAATTTCAAGCGCTTGAATGTTTCTGCTGAACGTATGTGCATGCCAACCATCCCGGTCGATCTGATGATGGATGCACTCAAAGAACTCCTGAAGGTGGATAAGGAATGGGTGCCGAAAAAGACCGATGCCGCACTTTATATCCGTCCGTTCATGTTTGCTACAGATGAATTTCTGGGAGTGAAACCATCCGACAAATACCGTTGCATCATTTTCACAGGTCCGGTTGGCCCGTATTACAAGACACCGCTCAAGGTAATGGTGGAAACGCAGTTCACGCGTGCCGCCAAAGGTGGCACCGGTTCAGCCAAAGCGGGAGGCAACTACGGTGGTGCGCTTTATCCTACCAAGCTGGCGCAGCAGAAGGGGTACCATCAGTTGCTGTGGACCGATTCCTTTGAACACAAGTACATTGAGGAAAGTGGCACCATGAACGTCATGTTCCAGATAGGTGATGCGCTGGTAACTCCTCCAACAGGAGATACGATCCTGAAAGGCATAACACGCGATAGTGTGCTTACACTTGCAGCCGACCTTGGAATTCCGGTGGAGGAGAGAAGAATTAGTATTGATGAGATCGTAGTGGCCTACGAACACGGTCAGCTGTTGGATGCATTCGGAGTGGGAACCGCGGCCACCATTGCACCTATCGAACTTATAGGTTACAATGGCAAGGACATGATGCTGCCTCCGATCGCTGAGAGGAAAATGTCTGCTCTTATTGCTGAGCACCTGAACGCCATTCGCTATGGTGAAGCTGAGGATAAGTTCGGTTGGATGGTGAGTATGAACTGA
- a CDS encoding choice-of-anchor B family protein — MIISFGVMVMTAGRSEKCSFVSYSNHYMRITTTIWMAVGFILCQLTSFGQAALNTQLLGHLTYNEELSEVRGAHHNGHEYALVGAHSGLSIVDVTDPTQPTEVSYINGPASIWRDPFYYNDHAYCVTEGGGGLVIVDMSPLPGSTTLSSTVYTGQNMPWTKAHNMFIDSVAHKAYIFGSDYGAGGAIILDVSNPESPIELGVWDAHYVHDGFVRGDTLWAACLDAGTFVVDVSVPSNPVVMAQWETPSQFSHNVWPSDDDAYCFTTDEVGSGFVAAYNMSNLLDVEETDKVRHPLTEGVIPHNTHYFNGYLVTSHYRDGMVIYDASDPFNIILTGYYDTSPFEGDGFNGAWGTWPYLPSGNILISDIEEGLFIVGPTYKRAARLQGNVTESGSGNVLSGVQIDIVSTTVSETTDLFGDYATGLEAAGTYSVTFQKGGYLPATVNGVQLVNGQTVILDVQLQPDVPFVLTGHVTESGSGDPVPGAIVQLVNPFFDIELTTDSTGMYTSGTFYQGEYEVAIGAWGYHDQCLTLNVDSLPPAPDFELEPGYYDDFSLDYGWEVSGTAATGIWERAVPAGTVYNNMESNPGEDVEGDCGTMAFVTGNGGGEPGDDDVDDGVTLLTSPVMDLSGMEQAYLRFKYWFFNDGGSGAPNDDMTVKILDGSTTVYSTSLPATNSTWTDFVIPVNQHASLTSNMRLRVEVEDVAPGHLVEGGIDDFEIINATGMQEAAATADFILFPNPASEFSTILINGNFTKAELRILDTAGRTVRQTTRLNAGLNTVELPAAAGVYLCEVSVDGVRQVKRLVVQ; from the coding sequence ATGATCATATCATTTGGCGTCATGGTTATGACAGCGGGACGAAGTGAAAAGTGTTCTTTTGTTTCCTATTCAAACCACTACATGAGAATTACCACTACTATCTGGATGGCCGTTGGGTTCATTCTTTGCCAACTGACCAGCTTCGGACAGGCGGCACTCAATACCCAACTGCTGGGTCATCTTACATATAATGAGGAACTGAGCGAGGTGCGGGGTGCACACCACAACGGGCATGAGTATGCCTTGGTGGGCGCACACAGCGGGCTCAGCATTGTGGATGTGACCGATCCCACGCAGCCCACCGAGGTTTCTTACATCAACGGGCCGGCCTCCATTTGGCGCGACCCTTTCTACTATAACGATCACGCTTACTGCGTTACCGAAGGTGGCGGTGGACTGGTGATAGTCGATATGTCGCCATTGCCTGGAAGCACCACGCTTTCATCCACGGTTTACACGGGGCAGAACATGCCTTGGACAAAGGCACACAACATGTTCATCGATTCGGTGGCACATAAGGCATACATTTTCGGGAGCGATTACGGAGCGGGCGGGGCCATCATCTTGGATGTTTCGAACCCGGAAAGTCCGATCGAACTGGGCGTTTGGGACGCACACTATGTGCATGATGGTTTTGTGCGAGGCGATACACTTTGGGCAGCTTGCTTGGATGCTGGAACTTTTGTGGTAGACGTTTCAGTCCCCAGCAATCCGGTGGTGATGGCCCAATGGGAAACGCCAAGCCAGTTCTCGCATAACGTGTGGCCATCAGATGATGATGCCTATTGTTTTACCACGGATGAGGTGGGCAGCGGATTCGTGGCAGCCTACAATATGAGTAATCTGCTGGATGTGGAAGAGACCGATAAGGTGCGTCATCCACTTACAGAGGGCGTCATTCCGCACAACACGCATTACTTCAACGGTTATCTGGTTACCTCACATTACCGTGATGGCATGGTGATCTACGATGCATCCGACCCGTTCAATATCATCCTTACGGGATATTACGACACAAGCCCTTTTGAAGGTGATGGCTTCAATGGAGCTTGGGGAACATGGCCATACCTTCCCTCCGGAAACATCCTTATCTCCGATATTGAAGAGGGGCTTTTTATTGTAGGACCCACATATAAACGTGCTGCGCGCTTGCAGGGAAATGTCACCGAATCGGGCTCTGGGAACGTACTGAGCGGAGTTCAGATAGATATTGTCAGCACTACCGTTAGCGAGACAACAGACCTTTTCGGAGATTACGCCACAGGGTTGGAAGCAGCCGGGACCTATTCCGTCACCTTTCAGAAAGGAGGCTACCTTCCGGCCACCGTCAATGGTGTGCAGCTGGTCAATGGGCAGACCGTAATACTTGATGTACAGTTGCAGCCGGATGTGCCCTTTGTGCTTACGGGACATGTAACTGAATCAGGAAGCGGAGACCCTGTTCCGGGAGCCATCGTGCAACTGGTCAACCCGTTTTTCGATATTGAACTGACCACAGACTCTACGGGAATGTACACTTCGGGTACCTTCTACCAAGGCGAATATGAAGTGGCCATAGGCGCGTGGGGGTATCACGATCAGTGTCTCACCCTCAATGTCGATTCATTGCCGCCTGCTCCCGATTTTGAACTGGAGCCGGGCTACTATGATGACTTTTCTTTGGATTATGGTTGGGAGGTTTCTGGAACAGCGGCCACCGGTATTTGGGAAAGGGCGGTGCCAGCCGGTACCGTTTACAATAATATGGAGTCGAACCCGGGAGAAGATGTGGAGGGTGACTGTGGCACCATGGCCTTTGTGACCGGAAACGGTGGGGGCGAGCCCGGAGATGATGATGTAGATGATGGCGTCACGCTCCTCACCTCTCCGGTCATGGACCTCTCTGGGATGGAACAGGCCTACCTGCGCTTCAAGTATTGGTTCTTCAATGACGGAGGAAGTGGAGCTCCAAATGATGATATGACCGTGAAGATTCTCGATGGATCAACCACGGTTTATTCTACCTCTCTACCTGCAACCAATAGCACTTGGACGGATTTCGTGATACCGGTCAACCAGCACGCTTCGCTTACCTCCAATATGAGGTTGCGCGTAGAGGTGGAGGATGTTGCCCCCGGACACTTGGTGGAAGGTGGAATTGACGATTTCGAGATCATCAATGCAACGGGCATGCAGGAAGCGGCTGCAACCGCTGACTTCATTCTGTTTCCCAACCCAGCAAGTGAGTTTTCAACCATTTTGATAAATGGCAATTTCACGAAGGCAGAATTACGTATTCTTGACACCGCTGGCAGAACAGTAAGGCAGACCACACGACTGAATGCAGGGTTGAACACGGTTGAACTTCCTGCGGCCGCAGGAGTTTACCTCTGTGAGGTTTCGGTGGATGGCGTTCGGCAAGTGAAAAGGCTGGTAGTTCAGTAA
- a CDS encoding M28 family peptidase: MRYTFFILSFLVLSLNTWAQNGLELLKKDVGYLAADKLEGREIGTEGEQLAAEYIARRFEEIGIAPKGKDGYFQTFSRKQEQDPHSATPTDTGVVVGRNVVAFIDNGAKETVIIGAHYDHLGYGAHGSLSSDGPAIHNGADDNASGVAVMLDLAAKLKNGPKANNYLFIAFSGEERGLWGSNFFTKEPTLKLEDVNYMINMDMVGRLNAEKKLAINGTGTSPVWKDALETINNGRFDLVLSESGVGPSDHTSFYLKDIPVLHFFTGQHEDYHKPSDDVEKINFEGMEQISALIFNLISELDDDGELAFTKTKDEDKSNAPRFSVTLGVVPDYLFDGSGMRISGVKEGRTADKAGLIEGDIVIKMGDIDVTDMQTYMKGLAAFKAGDKTTVVIKRGEKTLKKKVQF, encoded by the coding sequence ATGAGGTACACGTTTTTCATTCTCTCCTTTCTCGTTCTCTCGCTTAACACATGGGCGCAGAACGGCCTCGAACTTCTTAAAAAGGATGTCGGTTATCTGGCAGCCGACAAACTGGAAGGCCGCGAGATAGGCACCGAAGGCGAGCAACTGGCGGCCGAATACATTGCACGGAGGTTTGAGGAAATCGGTATTGCTCCGAAGGGAAAGGATGGTTATTTCCAAACCTTCTCGCGCAAGCAGGAACAAGATCCGCACAGCGCCACGCCTACCGATACAGGTGTGGTGGTAGGTAGAAATGTGGTTGCCTTCATAGACAATGGCGCCAAGGAAACGGTAATCATCGGTGCACATTACGACCACCTCGGCTATGGCGCACATGGTTCGCTATCATCCGATGGACCGGCCATCCACAACGGGGCTGATGATAACGCCAGCGGTGTGGCCGTAATGCTGGATCTGGCAGCCAAGCTGAAAAACGGACCCAAGGCCAACAACTATCTTTTCATCGCCTTCAGCGGAGAAGAGCGCGGACTTTGGGGTTCCAATTTCTTTACCAAGGAACCGACCCTGAAACTGGAGGACGTGAACTATATGATCAACATGGACATGGTGGGCCGCCTGAACGCAGAGAAAAAACTGGCCATCAACGGAACAGGAACTTCGCCTGTTTGGAAGGATGCATTGGAAACGATCAACAACGGACGTTTCGATCTGGTGCTTTCCGAAAGTGGTGTGGGTCCAAGCGACCACACTTCGTTCTACCTCAAAGACATTCCTGTGCTTCATTTCTTCACGGGGCAACATGAAGACTACCACAAGCCGAGCGATGATGTGGAGAAGATCAACTTTGAAGGGATGGAGCAGATCTCCGCGTTAATCTTCAATCTCATCTCCGAACTGGACGATGATGGCGAACTCGCCTTTACCAAGACCAAGGATGAGGATAAGAGCAATGCACCGCGCTTCAGCGTCACGTTAGGCGTTGTTCCCGATTATCTGTTCGATGGTTCTGGCATGCGCATTTCAGGCGTAAAAGAAGGCCGTACGGCAGACAAGGCAGGACTGATCGAAGGAGACATCGTCATCAAGATGGGCGATATTGATGTTACCGACATGCAGACCTACATGAAAGGACTTGCCGCCTTTAAAGCGGGAGACAAGACCACGGTTGTGATAAAACGAGGTGAAAAGACCTTGAAGAAAAAAGTTCAGTTCTAA
- a CDS encoding Arc family DNA binding domain-containing protein: MSKKKPFVLRLDPETLKAIEKWAADEFRSTNGQLEWLVNRALKEAGRLPKNNGSGSE; encoded by the coding sequence TTGTCGAAGAAGAAACCGTTTGTACTTCGTCTCGACCCTGAGACATTGAAAGCCATCGAGAAATGGGCTGCTGATGAATTTCGCAGTACCAATGGGCAATTGGAATGGCTGGTGAACAGGGCGTTGAAAGAAGCGGGAAGGTTGCCGAAAAATAATGGTTCGGGCAGTGAATGA
- a CDS encoding SPFH domain-containing protein — translation MKEEKSIKPISGWIMLPLHVLYIAALIWLTLMFEQPLWLIGLIISFIGFIGFFIVNPNQSWVLVLFGNYKGTVKSNGFFWVNPFTKNHRISLRAHNFDNEPIKVNDKLGNPIMIGAVIVWRVRDTYKAAFDVNDYREFVQIQSEAALRNLAGTYPYDEFQDDDAEVEISLRGGGDEVNQKLEEALDHSLGIAGIEVLEARISHLAYANEIAGAMLQRQQATAIVAARRKIVEGAVGMVEMALDELSQKEIVHLDDEKKAAMVSNLMVVLCSDKSASPVVNTGSLYQ, via the coding sequence ATGAAAGAAGAAAAGTCAATCAAACCCATATCAGGTTGGATAATGCTTCCCCTGCATGTTCTTTACATCGCAGCACTCATTTGGTTAACGTTGATGTTTGAGCAACCTCTATGGTTGATCGGCCTGATCATCAGCTTTATTGGGTTCATTGGTTTTTTTATCGTCAATCCGAACCAGTCTTGGGTATTGGTTTTATTCGGGAATTACAAAGGCACGGTGAAATCCAACGGATTTTTCTGGGTCAATCCGTTCACAAAAAACCACCGCATATCATTGCGGGCACACAACTTCGACAATGAGCCAATAAAGGTGAATGACAAGTTGGGAAATCCGATCATGATCGGGGCTGTGATCGTTTGGCGTGTGAGAGACACCTACAAGGCTGCATTCGATGTGAACGATTATCGCGAGTTTGTGCAGATACAGAGTGAGGCTGCGTTGAGGAATTTGGCTGGAACATATCCGTATGATGAGTTTCAGGATGATGATGCAGAAGTGGAGATCTCATTGCGTGGAGGAGGCGATGAAGTGAATCAGAAGTTGGAAGAAGCTTTGGATCACAGCTTGGGAATTGCAGGTATTGAGGTGCTGGAAGCACGTATCAGTCATTTAGCGTATGCCAACGAAATTGCGGGAGCGATGCTTCAGCGGCAGCAGGCCACGGCCATTGTGGCAGCCAGAAGGAAGATCGTGGAAGGAGCGGTCGGCATGGTTGAAATGGCACTGGACGAACTCAGCCAAAAGGAAATAGTACACTTGGATGATGAGAAGAAAGCGGCCATGGTAAGTAACCTGATGGTGGTGCTCTGCTCAGATAAGAGCGCATCACCCGTGGTCAACACAGGAAGTTTATATCAGTAA
- a CDS encoding acyl-CoA desaturase has translation MYLKTTILVSIYALPLILMLAGVTVSVPTIILSWMLMGIGIAGIGMSVMHDANHGSYSENQMVNKMVGFLLNVIGGSAENWKIQHNILHHTYTNIDGLDADTVTFPMLRFSPFAKRRGIHRFQHIYGWFFYGLMTVSWVFMKDFKQLVDYRNSGMTTNYDTGFSLIILRILLLKAIYLFLTLALPMYLLPIPWYATLGCFFIMHFIGGLMLGMVFQSAHIMEICEFSKPTDEGKMKDEWAIHQLRTTTDFAPNNWLVTWFVGGLNFQVEHHLFPKISHVHYPQLAPIVKQTAEEFGEKYHCIPTFTEAVFGHGKMLYALGKEDVPRTVAVY, from the coding sequence ATGTATCTGAAAACCACCATTCTGGTATCGATCTACGCGTTGCCCTTGATTCTTATGCTTGCGGGCGTGACGGTCTCCGTTCCCACCATCATCCTTTCTTGGATGCTGATGGGAATCGGCATTGCGGGTATTGGTATGAGCGTGATGCATGATGCCAATCATGGTTCGTATTCAGAGAATCAGATGGTCAACAAAATGGTTGGTTTTCTGCTGAATGTGATCGGTGGAAGTGCCGAGAACTGGAAGATCCAGCACAATATTCTGCATCATACCTACACCAATATCGATGGGTTGGATGCCGATACCGTCACCTTTCCGATGCTGCGGTTTTCACCGTTCGCCAAGCGCAGAGGCATCCATCGTTTCCAGCACATTTACGGTTGGTTCTTCTACGGATTGATGACCGTGAGTTGGGTTTTTATGAAGGATTTCAAGCAGCTGGTGGATTACCGTAATTCGGGGATGACAACCAATTACGATACGGGTTTCAGTCTGATCATCCTTCGTATCCTTCTCCTAAAGGCGATCTATCTTTTCTTGACCCTGGCGTTGCCCATGTACCTATTGCCAATTCCCTGGTATGCAACACTCGGATGCTTTTTTATAATGCATTTTATTGGTGGATTGATGCTCGGTATGGTTTTCCAATCGGCTCACATTATGGAGATATGTGAATTCAGCAAGCCGACTGATGAGGGCAAGATGAAGGACGAATGGGCCATTCATCAACTTCGAACAACTACCGATTTTGCTCCGAACAACTGGCTTGTCACGTGGTTTGTCGGTGGATTGAACTTTCAAGTGGAGCATCATCTTTTTCCCAAGATCAGTCATGTGCATTATCCGCAGTTGGCACCGATCGTCAAACAAACAGCCGAGGAATTCGGAGAGAAATACCATTGCATTCCAACGTTTACCGAAGCGGTATTCGGCCACGGGAAAATGCTGTACGCACTCGGAAAGGAAGACGTTCCGAGGACAGTTGCAGTTTACTGA
- a CDS encoding LysR family transcriptional regulator encodes MTLQQLEYIRALDIERNFVRAADRCFVTQPSLTMQVQKLEDELGVKIFDRSKKPLIPTPLGELIVAQAKVILKESERLKEIISEQEGNLSGELHIGIIPTLAPYLLPLFVPKFEADHPNIRLLVQELQTDIIVERLRRDDLDLGILITPLEEQGIQEKVLFNEPMVAYVGRNHRLFNHKEIDASELDLDDTWLLSEGHCLRAQVLNICKAHQNDETHNFVFESGSLETLERLVELHRGMTILPFLATLNLSQKQRQLLRNFKGNPPVREVSIVTNRVHVKTAMIDALAETIRSSIPSKLLNTEGKVIAI; translated from the coding sequence ATGACACTCCAGCAGCTCGAATACATCCGCGCCCTCGACATCGAACGCAACTTCGTCCGCGCAGCCGACCGATGTTTTGTCACCCAACCATCGCTCACTATGCAAGTTCAGAAACTCGAAGATGAACTCGGTGTCAAGATCTTCGACCGCTCCAAAAAGCCGCTCATTCCAACTCCGTTGGGAGAGTTGATCGTGGCGCAGGCCAAGGTCATTCTCAAGGAATCTGAGCGTTTGAAAGAGATCATTTCCGAGCAGGAGGGCAACCTAAGTGGCGAACTGCATATTGGCATCATTCCAACCTTGGCACCTTATCTCTTACCGTTGTTCGTGCCCAAGTTCGAAGCAGATCATCCGAACATTCGATTGCTTGTACAGGAATTGCAAACGGATATCATTGTCGAACGCCTCAGAAGAGACGACCTCGATTTGGGAATTCTTATAACACCTTTAGAGGAACAAGGAATCCAAGAAAAAGTGTTGTTCAATGAGCCGATGGTGGCTTACGTGGGGCGCAATCACAGGCTTTTCAATCACAAGGAAATTGATGCTTCCGAACTCGATCTGGACGATACGTGGTTGCTTTCCGAAGGGCATTGCTTGCGGGCACAGGTTCTCAACATCTGCAAGGCGCACCAGAATGACGAGACGCATAATTTCGTGTTCGAAAGTGGTTCATTGGAAACATTGGAACGCTTGGTGGAACTCCATCGCGGTATGACCATTCTGCCGTTTCTGGCCACGCTCAATCTTTCTCAAAAGCAACGGCAACTGCTACGGAATTTCAAAGGAAATCCACCCGTTCGTGAAGTGAGCATTGTGACCAATCGTGTGCATGTGAAAACCGCTATGATCGATGCTCTGGCCGAGACCATCAGGTCATCTATTCCAAGCAAATTACTGAACACGGAAGGTAAGGTCATTGCCATCTGA
- a CDS encoding VOC family protein, which translates to MKTSAYLEHNNITVGNLDATIKFLQIALPEFEIRGSGVHKGRKWVHIGTDDSYLALNEAVIRYEEAERYSGIGFNHMGFVVSDVKAVGKRLEEAGYERSYPLTEQKFRIRDYFLDEDCNEYEFIQYLSEKPEERNSYAD; encoded by the coding sequence ATGAAGACATCAGCATATTTGGAACACAACAACATCACGGTCGGCAATTTGGATGCGACCATCAAATTCCTTCAGATCGCGCTTCCTGAGTTTGAGATTCGCGGAAGTGGCGTGCACAAAGGCAGAAAATGGGTTCATATTGGAACGGACGACAGCTATTTGGCGCTTAACGAAGCAGTTATCCGATACGAAGAAGCGGAGCGTTACAGTGGCATCGGATTCAACCACATGGGTTTTGTGGTTTCGGACGTGAAGGCGGTCGGAAAGCGGCTGGAAGAAGCAGGTTACGAACGAAGTTACCCGCTGACTGAACAAAAGTTCCGTATTCGCGATTACTTTTTAGACGAGGACTGCAATGAATATGAGTTCATCCAATACTTGAGTGAGAAGCCTGAGGAGCGGAACTCATACGCAGACTGA